One Spinacia oleracea cultivar Varoflay chromosome 4, BTI_SOV_V1, whole genome shotgun sequence DNA segment encodes these proteins:
- the LOC110800791 gene encoding uncharacterized protein isoform X2 has translation MHSTDYFTIVKEDIVKELRKQLRVLMEFESFSQQPRELERLQKEHEEKTERIKQLKSQIKDAKRELEKNKKEEDGKRRESFKGLTQSYNQLRQEFDNM, from the exons ATGCATAGTACGGATTATTTCACTATAGTCAAGGAAGATATAGTAAAG GAATTAAGGAAACAATTAAGAGTTCTTATGGAGTTTGAAAGTTTTTCCCAACAACCAAGAG agtTGGAGAGGTTGCAGAAAGAACATGAAGAGAAAACTGAAAGGATTAAGCAACTAAAGAGCCAAATCAAAGACGCAAAGCGCGAATTAGAGAAGAACAAGAAGGAAGAAGATGGCAAGAGAAGGGAAAGCTTCAAGGGACTTACTCAGAGTTATAACCAGTTGAGGCAAGAGTTTGATAATATGTGA
- the LOC110800791 gene encoding uncharacterized protein isoform X1 yields MHSTDYFTIVKEDIVKIPNHSGTKELRKQLRVLMEFESFSQQPRELERLQKEHEEKTERIKQLKSQIKDAKRELEKNKKEEDGKRRESFKGLTQSYNQLRQEFDNM; encoded by the exons ATGCATAGTACGGATTATTTCACTATAGTCAAGGAAGATATAGTAAAG ATCCCAAATCATTCTGGAACTAAG GAATTAAGGAAACAATTAAGAGTTCTTATGGAGTTTGAAAGTTTTTCCCAACAACCAAGAG agtTGGAGAGGTTGCAGAAAGAACATGAAGAGAAAACTGAAAGGATTAAGCAACTAAAGAGCCAAATCAAAGACGCAAAGCGCGAATTAGAGAAGAACAAGAAGGAAGAAGATGGCAAGAGAAGGGAAAGCTTCAAGGGACTTACTCAGAGTTATAACCAGTTGAGGCAAGAGTTTGATAATATGTGA
- the LOC110800785 gene encoding glucan endo-1,3-beta-glucosidase-like gives MASLNTPKMAATTSLFVAAFLLLSLYRTEAQTGVSYGKIANNLPSPQDVVNLYKSNGIKSMRLYFPDQATLQALQGTDIKLMLGVANEHIQSIASCKCAAIRWVRNNITPYRSSIKYIVVGNEIEPSSKRASSVAQAMQNILSALNAPNLNNPSNDEIKVSTAINADLLTNTYPPSNGQFKDTSYMTPITNFLDSHGSPLLVNIYPYFAYTADPKDISLDYALFNSRGAVFTDPNNGLAYQNLFDAMVDSVYAALRRAGVRHPRVVASESGWPSNGGFAATFDNAKNYNKNLVNHVKQGTPLTPGQPIETYLFAMFDENEKQGADTERNFGLFYPNQQPKYGQLSF, from the exons ATGGCTTCCCTTAACACTCCAAAAATGGCTGCCACCACCTCGCTGTTCGTAGCAGCATTCTTATTACTTAGCCTATACCGTACAG AGGCACAAACTGGAGTAAGTTATGGGAAAATAGCTAACAACTTACCATCCCCACAAGATGTGGTGAACCTCTACAAATCCAACGGCATAAAATCAATGAGACTATACTTTCCCGATCAAGCCACTCTCCAAGCCCTACAAGGAACAGACATCAAACTCATGCTCGGAGTCGCGAACGAGCACATTCAATCGATAGCGTCTTGCAAATGCGCCGCAATACGGTGGGTTCGAAACAACATAACCCCGTATCGATCATCGATCAAGTACATTGTGGTGGGGAACGAAATCGAACCGTCTAGTAAACGAGCCTCGTCGGTCGCACAGGCTATGCAAAATATTCTATCTGCACTAAATGCGCCGAACTTGAACAACCCCTCAAACGACGAAATTAAAGTTTCCACGGCGATTAACGCCGATTTATTAACAAACACGTACCCACCGTCTAACGGCCAATTTAAGGACACGTCGTATATGACCCCAATAACCAACTTTTTAGATAGTCACGGGTCACCCTTGTTGGTTAACATTTACCCTTATTTTGCGTACACTGCTGACCCGAAAGACATTTCACTTGACTACGCCTTATTTAACTCCCGTGGGGCCGTTTTTACGGACCCTAACAACGGGTTAGCCTACCAAAATCTTTTTGACGCTATGGTGGATTCGGTGTACGCGGCTCTTCGGAGAGCCGGCGTACGTCACCCGCGTGTCGTCGCGTCCGAGAGTGGATGGCCGTCGAACGGCGGATTTGCGGCCACGTTCGACAACGCAAAAAACTACAACAAAAACTTGGTCAATCATGTGAAGCAAGGGACACCTTTGACACCAGGACAACCTATTGAGACATACTTGTTCGCAATGTTTGATGAGAATGAAAAGCAAGGGGCTGATACTGAACGTAATTTCGGGCTTTTTTATCCTAATCAACAACCTAAGTATGGCCAACTTAGCTTCTAA
- the LOC110801126 gene encoding zinc finger CCCH domain-containing protein 53, with the protein MESYDATRAVFSRVQSIDPENASKIIGYILLHHGEKDMIRFAYGPETLILSIANRAKTDLGLSSNTSSASSQTPNLNLVTSSSSSHPITISRPNPLSLPLSSPRLSGNGVGFNPSSPSSPSVWAHHHHNNNQSVSPNSLSYAAVVNGTCNNNGNNTTTNGGSFSSSSLGSPQIGFSGNHNNNNNSGSDEYHLQEQQGMSFVDPLFSKNVDFFEQSSMDLMSPGCRSDSMVYPSFWENSSSSPNGMENSTTAAAAAAHFHHRRSASFNDMYYGSDDSTSGFGFKPCLYYTRGFCKNGSSCKFVHGGGSCGGGGGFSDSGDNCGPPPPMVGSPCSNKYDAFEQCQEEIFRSKLAQQQQRLVAAQLMAAAAAGGGGMSLPYNKLNFLQSEAQRSAAAALMMGEEFHKLHGRSRMSRNDFAAMDSNPGSRQIYLTFPADSTFKEEDVSSYFNLYGPVQDVRIPYQQKRMFGFVTFVYPETVKLILAKGNPHFVCDSRVLVKPYKEKSKLPDKKQHQQQMERGEYSSCSSPSGHDCRDPYEFQLGGRMMYSTQEMLLRKKLEEQADFQQALEFQGRRMMSLQLLDLKNQQQQHNAGSPISSPHMPTHFHPNQTGAPNGISPDGSEENNGSPTRVSDEQVAEEGVNASLSSDCNGQSNKEDRPKTEESELAESGLEHILPDSLFASPKKSATEQQRGSSVFLPEFDINNNNSAVNGSDSSLPASSPLGLAHKSCYFEMPRVSPGQGALGM; encoded by the exons ATGGAGTCGTACGACGCAACACGAGCAGTTTTCTCCAGAGTACAAAGCATAGATCCAGAAAACGCATCAAAAATCATAGGTTACATTCTTCTACACCATGGTGAAAAGGATATGATACGGTTTGCTTACGGCCCAGAAACACTCATACTTTCAATTGCTAACAGAGCCAAAACTGACTTAGGACTTTCGTCGAACACTTCATCTGCATCATCCCAAACACCAAACTTAAACTTGGttacttcatcttcttcttcgcACCCTATTACTATTTCTAGACCCAACCCACTTTCACTTCCTCTCTCTTCTCCGAGATTATCCGGTAATGGTGTCGGGTTTAACCCGTCTTCTCCTTCTTCGCCTTCGGTGTGggcccaccaccaccacaacaacaaccAGTCTGTAAgccctaattctctctcctaCGCTGCTGTTGTTAATGGAACTTGCAATAATAACGGTAACAATACTACCACAAATGGTGGgtctttctcttcttcttcactgGGTTCTCCTCAAATTGGGTTTTCTGggaatcataataataataacaacagtGGTAGTGATGAGTATCACTTACAAGAGCAACAAGGCATGTCGTTTGTTGACCCGTTATTCTCGAAAAATGTCGACTTTTTCGAGCAGTCATCCATGGATTTAATGAGCCCCGGTTGCAGGAGTGATTCCATGGTTTACCCGTCGTTCTGGGAAAACTCCTCTTCTTCTCCTAATGGGATGGAGAATAGCACCACCGCAGCCGCGGCCGCCGCTCATTTCCACCACCGTCGGAGTGCCTCCTTCAACGACATGTACTACGGATCTGACGATTCTACTTCCGGGTTCGGGTTCAAGCCTTGCCTTTACTACACTAGAGGCTTCTGCAAAAATGGGAGTTCCTGTAAGTTCGTCCACGGCGGCGGTAGTTGCGGCGGAGGTGGCGGGTTTTCAGATTCCGGTGATAATTGTGGCCCACCACCACCCATGGTTGGTTCTCCTTGTAGCAACAAATACGACGCTTTTGAACAGTGTCAAGAAGAGATTTTTAGGTCTAAACttgcccaacaacaacaaagattAGTTGCTGCTCAGTTAATGGCTGCCGCCGCCGCTGGTGGTGGTGGTATGAGTTTACCTTACAACAAGTTGAATTTCCTCCAATCTGAAGCTCAAAG ATCTGCAGCAGCTGCATTGATGATGGGAGAAGAGTTTCATAAATTACATGGTCGTTCAAGAATGTCAAGAAATGATTTTGCTGCCATGGATTCCAACCCTGGTTCTAGACAGATTTACTTAACATTTCCTGCTGATAGCACTTTCAAAGAAGAAGATGTTTCTTCTTACTTCAA CTTATATGGACCAGTCCAAGATGTGAGGATCCCATATCAGCAAAAGAGGATGTTTGGGTTTGTTACATTTGTGTATCCTGAAACTGTGAAGCTCATTTTGGCTAAAGGAAACCCTCATTTTGTCTGTGATTCTCGTGTTCTTGTTAAACCATACAAAGAGAAGAGCAAACTTCCAGACAA GAAGCAACACCAGCAACAGATGGAAAGAGGGGAGTATTCGTCGTGTTCGAGCCCGTCTGGGCATGATTGTAGGGATCCATATGAGTTTCAGCTTG GAGGGAGAATGATGTACAGTACTCAAGAAATGTTGTTGAGGAAGAAGTTGGAAGAACAAGCTGATTTCCAGCAAGCTCTTGAGTTTCAAGGAAGAAGAATGATGAGTTTGCAGCTTTTAGATTTGaagaatcaacaacaacaacacaatgCTGGATCACCCATTTCCTCTCCTCATATGCCCACCCATTTTCACCCGAATCAAACTGGTGCTCCGAATGGGATCAGTCCTGATGGTTCAGAAG AAAATAATGGGAGTCCAACTAGGGTAAGTGATGAGCAAGTTGCTGAGGAAGGAGTCAATGCTAGTCTGAGTAGTGATTGCAATGGCCAAAGTAATAAGGAAGATAGACCCAAAACTGAAGAAAGTGAGCTGGCTGAAAG TGGTTTGGAGCATATTCTTCCTGATAGCCTCTTTGCTTCGCCGAAGAAATCAGCCACCGAGCAGCAACGGGGATCGTCGGTTTTTCTGCCGGAGTTtgatattaataataataatagcgcCGTCAATGGTAGTGACTCGTCGTTGCCTGCCTCTTCTCCTCTTGGGTTGGCTCATAAATCGTGTTACTTCGAAATGCCGAG GGTTTCCCCTGGGCAAGGTGCTTTAGGAATGTAG